One Penaeus monodon isolate SGIC_2016 chromosome 42, NSTDA_Pmon_1, whole genome shotgun sequence genomic window, AGAATACAGTAGACATGGCATGCATATCATAAATAAGCCTCCAACTTACTGTTATTGTGTAAGTCTCATCACTTTCCTCCTTTGGTTCTATTTTGGGTTCTACTGCGCGAAACTTCTTCTTGGTCAGATGAGGAGACTGGGGGAGGATAGAAGACAGCTGTTAAATAGTGCATGAAAACAAATGCAATATCAACCTGTTTTCAAAtgactgagatatatatatatattttttttttcatagatttttttcattgtcatcactTTAATATCTGACAAACATGGCTTTAATattctttgaaaagaaaaaattgacaGAATCAATGACTATAGAGAAAATTACGATATAAAAACTTATAGAATCTACTCGTCGGAAAAATGCACGAGAGAAAATCTACTTGTAAAACTAGTGAATatcatgggggggaaaaaaaaaaaaaaaaaatatatatatatattatatatatataaaataatagatatatatatatataatatatcattaatatatagatatatatatatatatatatatatatatatatatatatatatatatatatatatatctaataactgAAATTCCAGACATTACTCACCAGAGGCAGAGAAGAACACTTGCGCTTGCCCTTGTTCTGGGCAGCATTTTCATCAGTACGAATATCTCGTGTGGGGCAGGCACACACTCGCACATCTACCACCTTCCGGCCTACAATATGTCCAATGCTgggaagaggtgaagaaaaaaGGTTATGGTAACACTGCCCGAGCCCTGTTGTTCTGCATTAACCAAAGATGACAACCCAACAGCTCGCCTTAGCAACATAAAAGAATTCCATGCGaaagaaatgtatgaaaaaaactaaatacatatctatatttacacaagttacaaatatatatgtctgtatgtataatatatgtaatatatataatatatatatatatatatataatagatatataataatatatatatatatatatatatatatatatatatatatataaacacataaaaaacacacacaaacacacacacacacacacacacacacaacacaacataagatatatattatatatatatatatatatataccccccctaatacccccccctcacccaccctataatataatgtgtacgatatatattataataatatatatatgatatatatatgtaatatatgtatatattcatgtatattatatgtatacatatatgttatagatatgtatctatgtgtatgacTATAGtctggtatgtatgtatggtgtatatattatatatatatatatacaacccctactaatataatatatagatctatatatatggatattatggatatactactatataccggtatatatgtattatgcatgatgtatatgtatatgtatataatatagttatgatatatagttatatatatatatatatatatatatatagtgttatataatatgtaatatatatatggagataaatatagctagatatattatagatatgataaatgtatatatatgtatatatgtattgtatatgttatataatatatatatatatgatatatatatatatgtatatatgtatctatatatatatgtattatatatactatatataatatgtatatattagatatatgattatatatggtatatatatagtatatactaaaatatatatgggaggagatatatatgtaagagatatatattatatagtatatagatatatatatatagactatctattaatagagagatagctagggatataatatgatagtagatatatatggatattatagagatacatattatgatattatgtatatatagagggatATTCAGAGAATGTAATGAGAGAttgtagagagagataggagaggagtatagagatatatatatatagtagataatagattagtctatatacagtatagtagagatagagaggagggatatAACAggtagaatctatatatatctatatctgatagATTAGCGTATATCTAGAgagatctatatctctatatagctactagctatatatatcgcatagctatatataatctatctatatgatagatctatagatatatatagatgtaagatatatgtatatctataggtagttatatatatatatatatatatagatagaagatatatatagagtagatatgtatatagagtatatatatagtatattatatatatagagtataatatatatatatgtaagtttatatatctgtatatatatatatattatatatatataatatagatatatatatgtatataatatcctcatcatcatcaaggggctaacgccggacgggggcgcatggccgatccaccttcgcttccaggcCACGAGgcatcctcgaggcgagtctcaggcaggcacacggccatctctagTCCTCACGACACAGGTCTGTCGAGATGCCCCAAGCCCATGATCTACCTAGgcacgtcccacaggtctcctccacccaggttgtccgcagagagacaacctgagtgGGCAGGGTGTCAAAGGGGCgaagctaggtggccataagcCTGATATTGGCGATCCCGCttatgcaagaaacaggtccatgccagttcTCACGGTGTGTAACCGCCGGTGGACACgggtctgccaactgtacccatgattccggcgaagggactgttaaaaagcatcaaggcgagactccaaggcactggatagcatccaggtttcgcttccatagcgcaaaactggaagtatcaaggccttgaagacacgcagcttggtccttctgcataggttaccgacatctccaaacgctcttgttgatcgagttcatggctcctgttgccgggACCAaccccgtctactgacttcctggtctgacaacccagagataggactacgctaccaaggtatgtaaaactttctgtgacttcaacgt contains:
- the LOC119599113 gene encoding cellular tumor antigen p53-like, with the protein product MAVCLPETRLEDASWPGSEGLGQCYHNLFSSPLPSIGHIVGRKVVDVRVCACPTRDIRTDENAAQNKGKRKCSSLPLSPHLTKKKFRAVEPKIEPKEESDETYTITVSWRLIYDMHAMSTVF